A window of the Egibacter rhizosphaerae genome harbors these coding sequences:
- a CDS encoding glycosyltransferase family 2 protein — MVAAPTPTPFTPLGPGPPGVLGVLVVHDGMSWLPGVLASLAVQDHPRFDLVAVDTGSTDGSWELLERRIPPERLLRLRDSAGVGDALAAAARVVEAPPDTLLIVHDDLALAPDAVGRLARDLADDPTLAAVGPKLREWRERPTLQQVGRTIDRFGRVDLGLERDELDQGQYDEERDVLAVSTAGMLVRSDALDAVGGFDPRMRAMGDDIDLCWRLWLAGWRIAVQPAAVGYHAAAGTRGARPLWDGGARTPRELTERHALASLLRNHGAARLAWSLPVAALLAAAKTLALLATRRVGAAGATVRAWLWNAVQLPRTLRLRWVTQRDRERSEDEIAPLLASGEPRWQQWADTTRAWLAGSDTPALLAGTIDERAVPAGGRIGRLLRRGAAVWAGIPLLVLYLVGAASLLGSGVLLGGEIRPWPDAAGEFVAAYASPFGGEPAGTVGFPSPIQAVLGVASLGLGGSPWLAQTVLVLGLLPFAWVTALRAGRLITERSGPRVLAATLYACSPPVAGALAQARWGALVVAALFPALVLLAFRLGNPDTALPTAWRATALFVFASVVAIGAAPPAGVLVASALLLAVIVATRRDVPRHGRPRLRVAVSTVAPLLLLSPWLASLIAGSARLPAQPEVPLPAWRAIGLAPVVLPGLESTAGAMLAVVLTAALIGLGLLLGLPLRPLPVTLLVTTLIVSATAAWVAARVVPVSVWSPLMLLPGALAVGGLAAVAGRTFVPALSVHAFGLRQVSAIAGVLVVGIGLLGGLARIASDPWVGVERVEDVLPPVAGASEELPHRLLLLDLDDDGVRWELTGQDGPSMRGVGETESPAIAAAVGRAVEGMATGSDLGAASRLALAGVREVVLTEDAADSELRELLIRQPELEPIPTGGGRVLQVAAWVPRASVLPDRFADHLLAGRRVDASDVEPVALSGGSDHWAGEAGPGTLLLTEDASAWAATLDGAPLDPVAVEPTVEELPPVAAYEVPDEGSVELQVGSPWRHRTLVAGQALLALVLGSLLLRPPRLATAARAGRRDAPPVHALPGLDGLDGVRAATPSARAGGPS, encoded by the coding sequence ATGGTCGCCGCCCCCACTCCCACCCCGTTCACCCCCCTCGGGCCCGGCCCGCCGGGCGTGCTGGGCGTGCTCGTCGTGCACGACGGGATGTCATGGCTCCCCGGCGTGCTCGCCAGCCTCGCGGTGCAGGATCACCCACGATTCGACCTCGTCGCCGTCGACACGGGGAGCACCGACGGCTCGTGGGAGCTCCTGGAGCGGCGCATCCCACCCGAACGGCTGCTGCGCCTCCGGGACTCGGCCGGCGTCGGCGATGCCCTCGCGGCGGCGGCTCGGGTGGTCGAAGCACCCCCCGACACGCTGCTGATCGTGCACGACGACCTCGCGCTGGCGCCCGACGCGGTCGGCCGCCTCGCGCGCGACCTCGCCGACGACCCGACGCTCGCGGCCGTGGGGCCGAAGCTGCGCGAGTGGCGCGAACGGCCCACGCTGCAGCAGGTGGGGCGCACGATCGATCGGTTCGGGCGTGTCGACCTCGGCCTCGAGCGGGACGAACTCGACCAGGGGCAGTACGACGAGGAGCGCGACGTCCTCGCGGTGAGCACGGCGGGGATGCTCGTGCGTTCGGACGCGCTCGACGCGGTGGGCGGGTTCGACCCGCGCATGCGCGCGATGGGCGACGACATCGACCTCTGTTGGCGGCTGTGGCTCGCCGGCTGGCGGATCGCGGTGCAGCCGGCGGCGGTCGGCTACCACGCCGCCGCCGGGACCCGTGGCGCGCGGCCGCTGTGGGACGGTGGCGCGAGGACGCCCCGCGAGCTCACCGAACGCCATGCGCTGGCCAGCCTGCTGCGCAACCACGGGGCGGCCAGGCTCGCCTGGTCGCTGCCCGTCGCCGCGCTGCTCGCCGCCGCGAAGACGCTGGCGCTGCTCGCCACCAGGCGGGTCGGCGCCGCCGGGGCCACCGTTCGCGCCTGGCTCTGGAACGCGGTGCAGCTTCCCCGCACACTGCGGTTGCGCTGGGTCACCCAGCGCGACCGTGAGCGCAGCGAGGACGAGATCGCCCCGCTCCTGGCCTCCGGCGAGCCACGCTGGCAGCAGTGGGCGGACACGACGAGGGCCTGGCTGGCCGGTTCGGACACGCCCGCGCTCCTCGCCGGAACGATCGACGAACGTGCGGTGCCGGCCGGCGGACGCATCGGCCGCCTGCTGCGTCGCGGTGCGGCGGTGTGGGCCGGCATCCCCCTGCTCGTCCTCTACCTCGTCGGTGCGGCCTCCCTGCTGGGCAGCGGCGTGCTGCTCGGCGGCGAGATCCGCCCGTGGCCGGACGCCGCGGGGGAGTTCGTCGCGGCCTACGCCAGTCCGTTCGGTGGCGAGCCCGCCGGCACTGTTGGCTTCCCCTCGCCGATCCAAGCCGTGCTCGGCGTGGCCTCGCTGGGGCTCGGCGGCAGCCCCTGGCTCGCACAGACCGTGCTCGTGCTCGGCCTCCTGCCGTTCGCGTGGGTCACGGCACTCCGGGCCGGTCGCCTGATCACCGAACGTTCGGGACCGCGAGTGCTCGCGGCGACGCTCTACGCGTGCTCGCCGCCGGTCGCCGGCGCGCTCGCGCAGGCGCGGTGGGGGGCGCTCGTCGTCGCGGCCCTGTTCCCCGCGCTCGTGCTGCTCGCCTTTCGGCTGGGGAATCCGGACACGGCGCTGCCCACGGCGTGGCGGGCCACCGCCCTGTTCGTGTTCGCGAGCGTCGTGGCGATCGGCGCGGCCCCGCCCGCGGGCGTGCTCGTGGCGAGCGCGCTGCTGCTCGCCGTCATCGTGGCGACGCGACGCGACGTGCCACGCCACGGGCGTCCCCGGCTGCGCGTGGCGGTGTCGACGGTCGCGCCGCTGCTTCTGCTGAGCCCGTGGCTCGCGAGCCTGATCGCCGGCAGCGCGCGGCTGCCGGCCCAACCCGAGGTGCCGCTGCCAGCGTGGCGGGCGATCGGCCTCGCCCCGGTCGTGCTCCCCGGCCTCGAGTCGACCGCCGGGGCCATGCTCGCCGTGGTGTTGACCGCCGCGCTCATCGGTCTCGGTCTCCTGCTCGGCCTGCCGTTGCGGCCGCTGCCGGTCACGTTGCTGGTCACGACGCTCATCGTGTCCGCCACGGCCGCCTGGGTGGCCGCTCGCGTCGTGCCCGTCTCGGTCTGGTCGCCGTTGATGCTGCTGCCCGGCGCGCTCGCCGTGGGAGGCCTGGCCGCGGTCGCGGGACGAACCTTCGTGCCCGCCCTCTCCGTGCACGCCTTCGGGCTGCGCCAGGTCAGCGCGATCGCCGGGGTACTCGTCGTCGGGATCGGCCTGCTGGGCGGTCTCGCGCGGATCGCGTCCGACCCTTGGGTCGGGGTGGAACGCGTCGAGGACGTGCTGCCGCCGGTCGCCGGCGCGAGCGAGGAACTGCCCCACCGGCTGTTGCTGCTCGACCTCGACGACGACGGTGTGCGGTGGGAGTTGACCGGCCAGGACGGACCGTCCATGCGCGGCGTCGGGGAGACCGAGAGCCCGGCGATCGCCGCAGCGGTGGGTCGGGCCGTCGAGGGGATGGCCACCGGCTCCGACCTCGGAGCGGCATCCCGCCTGGCGCTCGCCGGCGTCCGCGAGGTGGTGCTCACCGAGGACGCCGCGGACAGCGAGCTTCGGGAGCTCCTCATCCGCCAGCCGGAGCTGGAGCCCATACCCACCGGTGGGGGTCGGGTCCTGCAGGTCGCCGCTTGGGTCCCGCGGGCGTCCGTGCTGCCCGATCGGTTCGCGGACCACCTGCTCGCGGGCCGCAGGGTCGACGCTTCGGACGTCGAGCCCGTTGCCCTCTCCGGCGGGTCCGACCACTGGGCGGGCGAGGCAGGGCCCGGCACGCTCCTGCTCACCGAGGACGCGAGCGCGTGGGCCGCCACCTTGGACGGGGCGCCCCTCGACCCCGTGGCGGTGGAGCCGACGGTGGAGGAGCTGCCCCCCGTCGCCGCCTACGAGGTGCCCGACGAGGGTTCGGTCGAGTTGCAGGTCGGCAGCCCCTGGCGCCATCGGACGCTCGTCGCCGGGCAGGCCCTGCTCGCGCTCGTCCTGGGCTCGCTCCTGTTGCGACCGCCACGCCTCGCGACGGCAGCGCGCGCGGGGCGCCGTGACGCGCCCCCCGTTCACGCGCTGCCGGGCCTCGACGGTCTGGACGGCGTCAGGGCTGCCACGCCATCGGCGCGCGCCGGGGGGCCATCGTGA
- the manB gene encoding phosphomannomutase/phosphoglucomutase (converts mannose-6-phosphate to mannose-1-phosphate; the resulting product is then converted to GDP-mannose by ManC which is then used in the synthesis of mannose-containing glycoconjugates that are important for mediating entry into host cells) encodes MGRLARITKAYDIRGRVPDDLDADLAERLGRAAARELGGPELVLGRDMRETSGELADAFAAGVRAVGVDVADLGLASADMVSFASGRRHAAGVMVTASHNPPAYNGFKFCRPGAEPVSLDTGLADIRDGAASPPAPAATPGGYRSLDLWDAYVAAVRAFAGEHRLAGLHAAVDAGHGMAGLVVPRVLDDLGVTLEGRYLDLDGSFPAHPPDPTDPANLEELQALVRACGAHVGFAFDGDADRVVCVDEAGTVISPSVTAAIIAARLLAREPGATVLHNVICSRVVPETIRARSGRAVATRVGHSYVKATMRETGAVFGGEHSGHYYFRDFYGADSAAVAMMVVLDALAETDTPMSVLAAPYDLYASSGEVSVAVDDPDAALAQAAALLGPDGHVDRTDGFTVDAGTWWLNLRLSNTESLVRLNVEAADAARMEDARDRALAVLAPFETTRR; translated from the coding sequence GTGGGACGACTCGCGCGGATCACCAAGGCCTACGACATCCGCGGTCGCGTGCCCGATGATCTCGACGCCGACCTCGCCGAGCGACTCGGCCGGGCGGCTGCACGCGAGCTCGGCGGCCCCGAGCTCGTGCTCGGGCGCGACATGCGCGAGACCTCGGGGGAGCTGGCCGATGCGTTCGCCGCCGGGGTGCGTGCGGTCGGAGTCGACGTGGCCGACCTCGGTCTCGCCAGCGCCGACATGGTGTCCTTCGCGTCGGGGCGCAGGCACGCTGCCGGAGTGATGGTGACCGCGAGCCACAATCCCCCCGCCTACAACGGCTTCAAGTTCTGCCGGCCCGGTGCCGAGCCCGTGTCGCTCGACACGGGGCTTGCTGACATCAGGGACGGGGCCGCGTCCCCGCCGGCCCCGGCGGCGACCCCGGGTGGCTACCGCTCCCTCGACCTGTGGGACGCCTACGTGGCAGCGGTGCGGGCGTTCGCGGGCGAGCATCGACTGGCGGGGTTGCATGCCGCCGTGGACGCGGGGCACGGCATGGCCGGCCTGGTCGTGCCGCGGGTGCTCGACGACCTCGGGGTGACCCTCGAAGGGCGCTACCTCGACCTCGACGGATCGTTCCCCGCGCATCCTCCCGACCCGACCGACCCCGCCAACCTCGAGGAGCTGCAAGCTCTCGTCCGTGCCTGCGGCGCCCACGTCGGGTTCGCGTTCGACGGGGACGCCGACCGGGTCGTGTGCGTCGACGAGGCCGGCACCGTCATCAGCCCGTCGGTGACCGCCGCGATCATCGCCGCGCGGCTGCTCGCGCGCGAACCCGGGGCGACCGTGCTCCACAACGTCATCTGCTCCCGCGTCGTGCCCGAGACGATCCGCGCTCGCAGCGGCCGTGCCGTGGCGACCCGCGTGGGCCACTCGTACGTCAAGGCGACGATGCGCGAGACGGGGGCGGTGTTCGGGGGCGAGCACTCGGGGCACTACTACTTCCGCGACTTCTACGGGGCCGACAGTGCCGCTGTCGCGATGATGGTCGTCCTCGACGCGCTCGCCGAGACCGACACCCCGATGTCGGTCCTCGCCGCGCCCTACGACCTTTATGCTTCCAGCGGGGAGGTGAGCGTCGCCGTCGACGACCCCGACGCGGCACTCGCGCAGGCCGCCGCGCTGCTCGGCCCCGACGGGCACGTCGACCGTACCGACGGGTTCACCGTCGATGCGGGCACCTGGTGGCTGAACCTGCGCCTCTCCAACACCGAGTCGCTGGTGCGGCTCAACGTCGAGGCGGCGGACGCCGCCCGGATGGAGGACGCGCGCGACCGGGCACTGGCCGTGCTCGCGCCGTTCGAGACCACGAGGAGGTAG
- the hisG gene encoding ATP phosphoribosyltransferase, with translation MTTTPTRIALPSKGRLRDDVLAVLETAGYGTGAIKGGGAMAGDGELEFLEMRPRDAGAALAAGQLAGAFISTDIAMEHGLEDLPTRPLGFSRSDLVVASRDDDGRYDAGDLDGAVIATHLPNVTRTFFAGKGLDVTIVEMGGSLEGFCAAGLADAIVDLRETGRSLRANRLRVLEQIRPCEAVFTRRHEAAQLADLELRMEAVLSARQHRYVMLHVREERLDALRELFPGLESPTVLPLAARTDLVAVHFVVGADELWRRLSDLRQLGATGIVALEPQALLD, from the coding sequence ATGACGACCACACCAACCCGCATCGCGCTGCCGAGCAAGGGCCGGCTGCGTGACGACGTGCTCGCCGTTCTCGAGACCGCCGGCTACGGCACCGGTGCGATCAAGGGCGGCGGTGCCATGGCCGGCGACGGCGAGCTCGAGTTCCTCGAGATGCGCCCCCGGGACGCGGGCGCCGCGCTCGCTGCCGGCCAGCTCGCCGGCGCGTTCATCTCGACCGACATCGCGATGGAGCACGGCCTCGAGGATCTGCCCACACGTCCGCTGGGGTTCAGCCGCAGCGACCTGGTGGTCGCCAGCCGCGACGACGACGGGCGTTACGATGCCGGCGACCTCGACGGGGCCGTGATCGCGACGCACCTTCCCAACGTCACCCGCACGTTTTTCGCGGGCAAGGGCCTGGACGTCACGATCGTCGAGATGGGCGGCTCGCTCGAGGGCTTCTGCGCCGCCGGCCTCGCCGACGCGATCGTGGATCTTCGCGAGACCGGTCGCAGCCTGCGGGCGAACCGGCTGCGCGTGCTCGAGCAGATCCGCCCTTGCGAGGCGGTGTTCACGCGCAGGCACGAGGCCGCCCAGCTCGCCGATCTCGAGCTGCGGATGGAGGCGGTGCTGTCCGCCCGCCAGCACCGCTACGTGATGTTGCACGTGCGCGAGGAACGCCTGGACGCGCTCCGCGAGCTCTTCCCCGGGCTCGAGAGCCCCACGGTGCTGCCGCTCGCCGCCCGCACGGACCTCGTCGCGGTGCACTTCGTCGTGGGAGCGGACGAGCTGTGGCGGCGCCTGTCCGACCTCCGGCAGCTCGGCGCCACCGGCATCGTCGCCCTGGAACCACAGGCGCTGCTGGACTGA
- the mtnA gene encoding S-methyl-5-thioribose-1-phosphate isomerase — MTTPREPGAGHDGAPDQTDDLFAVAWVDDPPAVRLLDQTRLPGEVHVIDCRDLATLAEAIRSLRVRGAPALGVAGAYGVVLGALTGWSPGQAAAELAAQRPTAVNLGWAAERIAARGNDPRELLAAARELDEANAVACRAMGRHGADLIGELAATPARVLTHCNTGMLACQGIGTAFGVARTLHEDGRLSHLWVDETRPLLQGARLTAYEAAALDMPHAVLADAAAGSLLGRAHVDAIVVGSDRIAANGDVANKIGTYPLAVLAARHGVPFLVVAPVSTIDPATPDGAAIPIEERAPDEVRRVLGQVDLTPAGSDAANPAFDVTPAELVTAIVTERGVIRDPDTDAVAAHLAPSTAARD; from the coding sequence ATGACCACCCCACGTGAGCCCGGCGCCGGACACGACGGCGCGCCGGATCAGACCGACGACCTCTTCGCCGTGGCGTGGGTCGACGACCCTCCCGCCGTGCGGCTGCTCGACCAGACCCGCCTGCCGGGCGAGGTGCACGTCATCGACTGTCGGGATCTCGCGACCCTGGCCGAGGCCATCCGGTCGCTGCGGGTGCGGGGAGCGCCCGCGCTTGGCGTGGCCGGCGCCTACGGGGTCGTGCTCGGTGCGCTCACGGGCTGGTCGCCGGGGCAGGCCGCGGCCGAGTTGGCTGCCCAGCGGCCGACCGCCGTGAACCTCGGCTGGGCGGCCGAGCGCATCGCGGCCCGGGGGAACGATCCGCGCGAGCTCCTCGCCGCCGCGCGCGAGCTCGACGAGGCGAACGCCGTCGCGTGCCGCGCCATGGGGCGCCATGGCGCGGACCTGATCGGCGAGCTCGCGGCCACACCCGCCCGGGTCCTGACCCACTGCAACACCGGGATGCTCGCGTGCCAGGGCATCGGGACCGCGTTCGGGGTGGCGCGGACCCTGCACGAGGACGGTCGGCTGAGCCATCTGTGGGTCGACGAGACGCGCCCGCTGCTGCAGGGCGCCCGGCTGACCGCCTACGAGGCCGCAGCGCTCGACATGCCCCACGCCGTGCTCGCGGACGCTGCCGCGGGATCGCTCCTCGGGCGCGCCCACGTGGACGCGATCGTCGTCGGCTCGGACCGGATCGCCGCCAACGGCGACGTGGCGAACAAGATCGGCACCTACCCCCTCGCGGTCCTCGCGGCGCGGCACGGCGTCCCGTTCCTGGTGGTGGCACCCGTCTCGACCATCGATCCCGCGACGCCCGACGGGGCCGCCATCCCGATCGAGGAGCGGGCTCCCGACGAGGTGCGCCGAGTGTTGGGCCAGGTCGACCTCACACCAGCCGGGAGCGATGCCGCGAACCCGGCCTTCGACGTGACGCCCGCGGAGCTCGTGACCGCGATCGTCACCGAGCGCGGTGTGATCCGTGACCCCGACACCGACGCGGTGGCCGCGCACCTCGCCCCGTCCACAGCGGCCCGGGATTGA
- a CDS encoding purine-nucleoside phosphorylase, whose translation MTDPADRIAAHLDGREPRVLLTLGSGLGGLADEVADPVVMPFADVGLPDTTVPGHAGRLLAGTLRGVPVLCQQGRVHLYEGRDVAEVVAVVEAAAALGVHTFVPTNAAGGIASGTPADPDPGDLMLITDHLNLTGRNPLIGQTAPHFLDMSSAYDPELRAAAHGAADEVGETLREGVYAGLVGPSFETPAEIAYLRTIGAHAVGMSTVCEVIAARAAGLRVAGFSLLTNVHQPGGTPTDHEEVIDVGGQAGPRLARILGALVPRLAESEARA comes from the coding sequence GTGACCGACCCCGCTGACCGCATCGCCGCACACCTCGACGGCCGCGAGCCGCGCGTGCTGCTGACGCTCGGCTCCGGCCTGGGCGGACTGGCCGACGAGGTCGCCGACCCCGTCGTCATGCCGTTCGCCGACGTGGGCCTGCCCGACACGACGGTGCCCGGGCACGCGGGCCGGCTCCTCGCGGGCACCCTGCGCGGAGTCCCCGTCCTGTGCCAGCAGGGGCGCGTGCACCTCTACGAGGGTCGCGACGTCGCGGAGGTCGTCGCGGTGGTCGAGGCCGCGGCCGCGCTGGGAGTTCACACGTTCGTCCCGACCAATGCGGCGGGTGGGATCGCGTCCGGCACGCCGGCCGACCCGGACCCGGGCGACCTGATGCTGATCACCGACCACTTGAATCTCACCGGCCGCAACCCGCTGATCGGGCAGACGGCGCCGCACTTCCTCGACATGAGCTCGGCCTACGACCCGGAGCTCCGCGCGGCGGCGCACGGGGCGGCCGACGAGGTCGGGGAGACGCTGCGCGAGGGGGTGTACGCGGGACTGGTCGGCCCGAGCTTCGAGACACCGGCGGAGATCGCCTACCTGCGGACCATCGGGGCGCACGCCGTCGGCATGTCCACCGTGTGCGAGGTGATCGCCGCGCGGGCGGCGGGGCTGCGCGTCGCGGGCTTCAGCCTGCTCACCAACGTGCACCAGCCCGGGGGAACCCCGACCGACCACGAGGAGGTCATCGACGTGGGTGGGCAGGCCGGCCCGCGCCTCGCCCGGATCCTCGGGGCGCTGGTGCCGCGGCTCGCCGAGAGCGAGGCACGGGCGTGA
- a CDS encoding WhiB family transcriptional regulator: protein MIQIETLPWAAHAKCLQADPETFFPEKGGSTREAKRICGECPVRNECLEHALENDERFGIWGGLSERERRKLKRMAS from the coding sequence GTGATCCAGATCGAGACGCTGCCCTGGGCGGCGCACGCGAAGTGCCTGCAGGCTGACCCCGAGACCTTCTTCCCCGAGAAGGGTGGGTCGACCCGGGAGGCCAAGCGGATCTGCGGCGAGTGTCCCGTACGCAACGAGTGCCTCGAGCACGCCCTCGAGAACGACGAGCGGTTCGGCATCTGGGGCGGGCTGAGCGAACGCGAGCGCCGCAAGCTGAAGCGCATGGCCTCCTGA
- a CDS encoding Trm112 family protein — protein sequence MPAVSRDLVELLVCPACRGAIEYKERRDLIICTACDRRYPVRDGIPVMLVEEATQPSGGGTS from the coding sequence ATGCCCGCCGTGTCGCGTGACCTCGTCGAGTTGCTCGTCTGCCCGGCCTGCCGGGGCGCGATCGAGTACAAGGAACGGCGCGACCTCATCATCTGCACGGCCTGCGACCGCCGCTATCCGGTCCGCGACGGCATCCCCGTCATGCTGGTCGAGGAAGCCACGCAGCCGTCCGGGGGCGGTACGTCCTAG
- a CDS encoding DUF3499 family protein, whose protein sequence is MATPDSGTTRACRRNGCDAPAAVSLAFHYDAAQVWLVDLVQEEHPLRWELCAGHVGTLRVPRGWVLIDHRDPASTVPRPGGSSDTAAATSREPGRAPLAAVPSPPQAAPDPPNRESRYAELHRELPRLAARYASTASRDIDLTRDIAPLSTEPPSPPPRDSGPDTGEEPGGNAP, encoded by the coding sequence ATGGCTACCCCCGACTCCGGCACCACGCGCGCCTGTCGCCGCAACGGCTGCGATGCGCCCGCGGCCGTGTCGCTCGCGTTCCACTACGACGCGGCACAGGTCTGGCTGGTCGACCTCGTCCAGGAGGAGCACCCACTGCGATGGGAGCTCTGCGCGGGGCACGTCGGCACCCTGCGCGTGCCGCGAGGCTGGGTGCTGATCGACCATCGGGACCCCGCCTCCACGGTCCCGCGGCCCGGCGGGTCGTCGGACACCGCCGCGGCCACGTCCCGCGAACCCGGCAGGGCGCCGCTCGCGGCGGTGCCCTCTCCGCCCCAGGCCGCCCCGGACCCGCCGAACCGCGAGAGCCGGTACGCGGAGCTGCACCGCGAGCTCCCGCGGCTCGCTGCTCGCTACGCGAGCACCGCGTCCCGAGACATCGACCTCACCCGCGACATCGCGCCGCTGTCGACCGAGCCGCCGTCCCCCCCGCCCCGCGACTCCGGGCCCGACACCGGCGAGGAGCCCGGCGGGAACGCGCCGTAG
- a CDS encoding DUF5719 family protein, which translates to MSGAGSGEVVRTLLVVAVSIGVLLVVVDLVAAPPPSDSPVPVASSPPAAEPLDGADTGFAWCPVTSDSREDARLRIAAVDDEPSDVTVVSHDAGSAEEVAELVVPASSWRSVDVPTDLPVEVRWGDAPVQVTWEPPEDEPAGGYACADAPASTQYLPGLSTAGGSSSTVHLYNPFGTDAVADVRFVTRGGPEVRVGGEGVVVPAGEAEAIEVDELVPDEEELAATVEVEGGRLLAAADRVEEVSRPAEELEELDELDDLDDAGTLEEELDLDPDDLEGVELEEPEPDAGAEELSSDLVREGPQGRALLPATSERLTTAYLAYASVTEEREAWLEVHNPGERSAAVDVRVSNPGAEGAIGETSIPPETTVRIDLTDRSDGDAFGVTVESVNDVGIVASGFTARSHGDRRAFAGEALGGDASRDWRVGAPQGVAEDGALAVYNPGPAPASLTVDGGPGTPEAWEEQTLAAGDHRLYELDALPAPVPVRVSADEPVVAGHRSVQRDHGEHEDEGLVVGLSAPRRAWEPPAPGLTSRRDPSLLPLETLEP; encoded by the coding sequence GTGAGCGGCGCCGGCTCCGGCGAGGTGGTCCGCACGCTGCTCGTGGTGGCGGTGAGCATCGGCGTGCTGCTCGTCGTCGTGGACCTCGTCGCAGCGCCCCCACCCAGCGACTCGCCCGTGCCCGTGGCCAGCTCGCCGCCTGCCGCCGAACCCCTCGACGGCGCGGACACCGGCTTCGCGTGGTGTCCGGTGACCAGCGACTCGAGGGAGGATGCGCGGTTGCGCATCGCCGCGGTCGACGACGAACCGTCCGACGTGACCGTGGTCTCACACGACGCGGGGAGCGCGGAGGAGGTCGCCGAGCTCGTCGTCCCGGCCTCGTCTTGGCGCAGCGTCGACGTGCCCACCGATCTCCCCGTCGAGGTCCGCTGGGGCGACGCCCCCGTGCAGGTCACGTGGGAACCGCCCGAGGACGAGCCGGCCGGCGGGTACGCCTGTGCGGACGCGCCCGCGAGCACCCAGTACCTGCCCGGACTGTCGACCGCCGGCGGCTCGTCGTCGACGGTCCACCTCTACAACCCGTTCGGGACCGACGCCGTGGCGGACGTGCGGTTCGTGACCCGAGGTGGACCCGAGGTGCGCGTCGGTGGCGAGGGGGTGGTGGTGCCGGCCGGGGAGGCCGAGGCGATCGAGGTCGACGAACTCGTCCCGGACGAGGAGGAGCTCGCCGCCACCGTGGAGGTCGAGGGCGGGCGCCTGCTCGCCGCCGCCGACCGTGTCGAGGAGGTGTCCCGACCCGCCGAGGAACTCGAGGAACTCGACGAGCTCGACGACCTCGACGATGCCGGGACCCTCGAGGAGGAGCTCGACCTCGACCCGGACGATCTCGAGGGTGTGGAGCTCGAGGAGCCCGAACCCGACGCCGGAGCGGAGGAGCTCTCCTCCGACCTCGTCCGCGAGGGCCCCCAAGGACGTGCCCTGCTGCCGGCGACGTCGGAGCGGCTGACGACCGCGTACCTCGCCTATGCCTCCGTCACCGAGGAGCGGGAGGCGTGGCTCGAAGTGCACAACCCCGGGGAGCGCTCCGCGGCGGTGGACGTGCGCGTCTCGAATCCCGGTGCGGAGGGGGCCATCGGTGAGACCTCGATCCCCCCGGAGACCACGGTGCGCATCGACCTGACCGACCGGTCCGACGGGGACGCCTTCGGCGTCACCGTCGAGAGCGTGAACGACGTCGGGATCGTCGCGTCGGGGTTCACGGCGCGGTCGCACGGCGATCGGAGGGCGTTCGCGGGGGAGGCGCTCGGGGGCGACGCGAGCCGCGACTGGCGCGTGGGAGCACCGCAGGGCGTTGCCGAGGACGGTGCGCTGGCCGTCTACAACCCCGGACCCGCACCGGCCAGCCTGACCGTTGACGGAGGTCCCGGCACGCCGGAAGCGTGGGAGGAGCAGACCCTGGCCGCCGGCGACCACCGCCTGTACGAGCTCGACGCGCTGCCCGCACCGGTACCCGTGCGCGTCTCGGCCGACGAGCCGGTGGTCGCCGGGCACCGCAGCGTGCAGCGCGATCACGGTGAGCACGAGGACGAAGGGCTGGTGGTGGGGCTCAGCGCTCCCCGCCGTGCGTGGGAGCCGCCGGCACCGGGGCTCACCAGCCGACGCGATCCCTCCCTGCTGCCCCTCGAGACTCTCGAGCCCTGA
- the hisE gene encoding phosphoribosyl-ATP diphosphatase produces the protein MSLSLAELEEVLRERRREAPPGSYSATLLSDPERVSRKLLEESFELGVELMRPEVDRERVASEAADVLFHTLAGLVGAGVPLDAVLEELAERRGRPRPE, from the coding sequence GTGAGCCTGTCGCTGGCAGAGCTCGAGGAGGTGCTCCGGGAGCGTCGGCGGGAGGCCCCACCCGGCTCGTACTCCGCGACGTTGCTCTCCGACCCGGAGCGGGTGTCGCGCAAGCTCCTCGAGGAGTCGTTCGAACTCGGCGTCGAACTGATGCGCCCGGAGGTCGACCGCGAGCGGGTCGCGAGCGAGGCCGCCGACGTCCTGTTCCATACCCTGGCCGGGCTCGTCGGCGCGGGCGTGCCGCTCGACGCCGTCCTCGAGGAGCTGGCCGAGCGTCGGGGCCGCCCCCGACCCGAGTGA